One stretch of Tenuifilum sp. 4138str DNA includes these proteins:
- a CDS encoding aminopeptidase P family protein, translating into MTLTIQERLSLLRKQMKKADVDAYIVHHSDPHLSEYIPDYWKEREWLSGFTGSAGTLVVTLKNAALWTDSRYFIQAEMQLSGTGIELCKIGMPETPDIQSWLALNLKQYSTVACNGLLISLSNQRVLNENLKAKKFKVRFDIDLVSKIWDDRPTIPQQKVFVHTAEFAKVSVQEKLGRIRKELLVRNATAYLMCALDEICWTFNIRGADISYNPVFLAYAIVDDDKATLYVDENKLTDEVIQFLANEQVSVKPYSKIFDKLAKLKKKDVLVLDPAKVNFSIYSAIPGNTKVIETTGLATQIKARKQPVEVEGINDAMVQDGIAMVEFLYWLEQNVKSGKVTEITVAEKLLEFRSKRRNFISESFGSIVGYADHGAIVHYSATPQTSYTIKPEGFLLVDSGGQYLNGTTDITRTIHLGNPTPQEKRDFTLVLQGMVGLSMAKFPKGTRGSQLDTYARMALWSQGLNYGHGTGHGVGYFLNVHEGPQQIRPENHLPIEPGMVMSNEPGLYRPNAYGIRIENLIVCVEDETNDFGSFLRFDTLTLCPIDTKAIDLDMLTVQEREWLNHYHQLVYFKLSPHLAAEHEKWLKEITKPL; encoded by the coding sequence ATGACTTTAACCATTCAGGAGAGATTAAGTCTACTCCGAAAGCAAATGAAAAAGGCTGATGTAGATGCCTACATTGTCCACCATAGCGATCCACATCTTAGTGAGTATATTCCAGACTACTGGAAGGAACGCGAATGGCTGTCGGGGTTTACAGGTTCTGCTGGTACCTTAGTGGTTACCCTAAAAAACGCTGCCCTGTGGACTGACTCAAGGTATTTTATCCAAGCCGAAATGCAGCTAAGTGGCACTGGCATAGAGCTGTGTAAAATTGGTATGCCCGAAACGCCTGACATTCAATCGTGGTTGGCGCTTAACCTTAAGCAATACTCAACAGTTGCTTGCAATGGACTGCTCATCTCACTCTCCAATCAAAGAGTCCTTAACGAGAACTTAAAAGCAAAAAAGTTCAAAGTAAGGTTCGATATCGATTTAGTGAGTAAAATTTGGGACGATAGGCCTACCATACCTCAGCAAAAAGTTTTTGTTCATACTGCTGAATTCGCCAAGGTTTCCGTACAGGAGAAACTGGGAAGAATAAGGAAAGAGCTACTGGTACGAAACGCTACAGCTTACCTGATGTGCGCACTCGATGAGATATGCTGGACTTTTAATATTAGGGGTGCCGATATTTCGTACAATCCTGTTTTTCTTGCATACGCAATTGTTGACGATGATAAAGCAACGCTATATGTTGATGAAAACAAGCTAACCGATGAGGTTATACAATTCCTTGCCAATGAGCAGGTATCAGTAAAGCCTTACAGTAAAATATTCGACAAGTTAGCAAAGCTTAAAAAGAAGGATGTACTGGTATTAGACCCTGCCAAGGTTAACTTCTCAATTTACTCTGCAATACCAGGTAACACTAAAGTTATTGAAACAACTGGTTTGGCAACCCAAATTAAGGCCCGAAAACAACCTGTTGAGGTTGAGGGTATTAACGATGCAATGGTGCAGGATGGAATTGCCATGGTTGAGTTCCTGTACTGGTTGGAGCAGAATGTTAAATCGGGTAAGGTCACTGAGATTACTGTTGCCGAAAAGTTACTGGAATTTAGGAGCAAACGCAGGAATTTTATCAGTGAGAGTTTTGGAAGTATTGTAGGATACGCCGATCATGGGGCTATAGTGCATTACAGTGCAACTCCTCAAACTAGCTACACCATCAAACCTGAAGGTTTCCTATTGGTTGATTCCGGTGGACAATACCTCAATGGCACTACCGATATTACCCGCACCATTCACCTTGGTAACCCAACCCCTCAGGAGAAGCGTGATTTCACGCTTGTTTTGCAGGGTATGGTAGGGCTTTCTATGGCAAAGTTCCCTAAGGGTACTAGGGGTTCACAGCTCGATACTTATGCCCGAATGGCATTATGGAGTCAGGGGCTAAACTATGGGCACGGAACAGGGCATGGTGTTGGATACTTCTTGAATGTGCATGAGGGGCCGCAACAGATTAGACCGGAAAATCATCTTCCCATTGAGCCCGGTATGGTTATGTCCAATGAACCCGGTTTATACCGACCCAATGCCTATGGCATTAGAATTGAAAACCTGATTGTTTGCGTTGAGGATGAAACAAACGACTTTGGTTCATTCCTACGTTTCGATACCCTTACCCTTTGTCCAATTGATACCAAAGCCATTGACCTTGATATGCTAACCGTTCAGGAGCGAGAGTGGTTAAACCATTACCATCAGTTGGTTTACTTTAAGCTGTCGCCACACCTGGCAGCTGAGCATGAAAAATGGCTAAAAGAAATTACAAAACCCTTATAG
- a CDS encoding secondary thiamine-phosphate synthase enzyme YjbQ, producing the protein MKSYRKELWFETRNRREYINITRDVEVCLAESGIKEGLCLVNAMHITSSVFINDDESGLHHDFEVWLEKLAPEKPYSQYKHNGFEDNADAHLKRTIMGREVVVAVTNGKLDFGPWEQIFYGEFDGKRRKRVLVKIIGE; encoded by the coding sequence ATGAAATCGTATCGCAAAGAACTATGGTTCGAGACACGGAATCGGCGTGAGTATATCAATATTACACGCGATGTTGAAGTTTGCCTAGCCGAGAGCGGAATTAAGGAAGGACTATGCCTGGTAAACGCCATGCACATTACATCGAGCGTATTCATCAACGACGATGAAAGTGGCTTGCACCACGATTTTGAAGTATGGCTCGAAAAGCTTGCACCCGAAAAACCTTACTCACAGTACAAACACAACGGGTTTGAAGATAATGCCGATGCACACCTAAAACGAACCATTATGGGACGCGAAGTGGTTGTTGCTGTTACCAATGGCAAACTCGATTTTGGTCCCTGGGAACAAATTTTCTACGGTGAATTCGATGGCAAACGCCGAAAAAGGGTTCTGGTTAAGATTATTGGTGAATAG